The following are from one region of the Trichoderma breve strain T069 chromosome 5, whole genome shotgun sequence genome:
- a CDS encoding alpha/beta hydrolase family domain-containing protein, translating to MGSIVTAEKPTIFLVPGAWHEPDCWDAVTLQLEEYGYPFSTVQLLSSGGESSTSVAEDASHIQKSISKLADAGKDIILVMHSYGGIPGTESAKGLLKKDRQAEGKLGGVISLVYVTAFLLPPATSLASFLGFMPPWVVFDGDKMTVEGAENIFYNDLPEHQTKDAIAKLNHQAKPSFYTNLTYPAYQEVPASYLLCEKDNAIPFVAQQAMASIGGPGLTSYVCSSSHSPMLSMPGKVVEVIRASAGEDIVAA from the exons ATGGGTTCCATTGTTACCGCCGAGAAACCGACAATCTTCCTGGTCCCTGGTGCTTGGCACGAACCAGACTGCTGGGACGCCGTTACTTTACAGCTAGAGGAGTACGGATATCCTTTCAGCACAGTCCAGCTGCTTTCCTCAGGGGGAGAATCCAGCACCTCAGTGGCAGAAGATGCATCACACATTCAGAAGTCGATATCTAAACTGGCAGACGCTGGAAAAGACATAATCCTGGTTATGCATTCCTACGGCGGTATTCCAGGCACGGAGAGCGCGAAGGGTTTATTAAAGAAGGACCGACAAGCTGAAGGTAAACTTGGCGGAGTTATATCGCTAGTTTATGTCACGGCCTTTTTGCTCCCCCCAGCGACTTCTCTAGCTTCATTCCTTGGTTTCATGCCCCCATGGGTTGTGTTTGAC GGTGACAAAATGACTGTCGAAGGGGCGGAAAATATCTTCTATAATGATCTGCCGGAGCATCAGACCAAGGACGCAATCGCCAAGTTGAACCACCAGGCCAAGCCTTCCTTCTACACCAACCTGACTTACCCAGCGTACCAAGAGGTTCCGGCATCATATCTTCTCTGTGAGAAAGATAATGCCATTCCTTTTGTTGCTCAGCAAGCCATGGCTAGCATCGGAGGTCCCGGCCTTACTTCTTATGtttgctcttccagccaCTCCCCGATGTTGAGCATGCCAGGCAAGGTTGTGGAAGTTATTCGGGCATCAGCTGGCGAGGATATCGTAGCTGCTTGA
- a CDS encoding major facilitator superfamily domain-containing protein — translation MSAVEEKQPVETGEQVAPKSHQESSSDFSDGPIDPKAESRLVAKLDFIIFPTFFVIYMMSFLDRINISNARIQGMVADLDLTGNRFNVALFTYYISYILLEVPSNMVIKRFRPSLYLSTLMFCWGIINMCMGFVHSYSALIGLRFLLGIFEAGVLPGIIYVTSMYYKRHEYQKRMSFFFCSTVVAGAFGGLLAYAIAKLGGHHGFAAWRWIFIIEGAITSTLAIIAAFLIIDWPEQTKYLNAEEKELLRRRLAADVDESCRMDVLNKTSFKMIMSDYKIWLGALVYMGVGVPGLSGTFFLPTILLEFNWKAQEAQVRTIPVYVVAGGTMLICAWASDKLRHRFSFFVAGTSLVTIGYGMLLAQEGKSRDYKFGAVFLVFGGAYMVTPMALAWLQNNLSGHWKRAFGSSIQVTIGNIAGIIGSNIYLVNEAPTYVTGYSVSLAMMWLGMICATILAVLMWRENKKRDAGERDDRLNLPEDVKNNLGDAYPTFRFTL, via the exons ATGTCGGCGGTCGAGGAAAAGCAACCCGTCGAGACGGGCGAGCAAGTGGCTCCAAAGTCGCACCAGGAAAGCAGTTCTGACTTCTCAGACGGCCCAATTGATCCCAAGGCCGAGAGCAGGCTAGTTGCAAAGCTCGACTTCATCATATTTCCTACTTTCTTCGTGATTTATATGATGTCGTTTTTGGATCGCATCAATATTAGCAATGCGCGTATTCAAGGAATGGTTGCAGACCTTGATCTCACGGGAAATCGGTTCAATGTCGCGCTTTTT ACTTATTACATCTCCTACATCCTGTTGGAGGTTCCGTCCAATATGGTCATCAAGAGGTTTCGCCCTTCCTTGTACCTTTCCACCTTGATGTTTTGCTggggcatcatcaacatgtGTATGGGATTTGTTCATTCATATAGTGCTCTTATTGGTCTGCGATTCCTCCTTGGGATTTTCGAGGCCGGCGTCCTGCCCGGCATCATATACGTCACGTCAATGTATTACAAGCGACACGAGTATCAAAAGCGcatgtccttcttcttctgcagtaCCGTTGTCGCCGGTGCATTTGGAGGGCTTTTGGCCTACGCCATCGCCAAGCTTGGCGGTCATCACGGCTTTGCTGCTTGGCGCTggatcttcatcatcgaggGCGCCATAACTTCTActctcgccatcattgccgcGTTTCTTATCATTGACTGGCCAGAGCAGACCAAATATCTCAAcgcagaagagaaagagctgCTCCGTCGCCGCCTTGCCGCTGATGTCGACGAATCGTGCCGCATGGATGTCCTCAACAAGACTTCGTTCAAGATGATCATGTCGGACTACAAGATCTGGCTTGGAGCCCTGGTATACATGGGTGTCGGCGTTCCTGGTCTATCTGGAACATTCTTCCTTCCCACTATCCTCCTCGAGTTCAACTGGAAAGCTCAGGAGGCGCAAGTCCGCACAATCCCTGTTTATGTGGTTGCAGGTGGTACGATGCTCATCTGTGCCTGGGCTTCTGACAAACTCAGACACCGCTTTAGCTTCTTCGTTGCCGGAACTAGCTTGGTGACCATTGGCTACGGAATGCTTCTTGCACAAGAAGGAAAGTCTCGAGACTACAAGTTTGGTGCGGTGTTCTTGGTGTTTGGCGGTGCCTACATGGTTACGCCCATGGCACTTGCATGGCTGCAAAATAACCTCTCGGGCCACTGGAAGCGCGCATTCGGATCTTCAATCCAAGTCACAATAGGCAATATCGCTGGCATCATTGGAAGCAACATTTACCTTGTCAACGAAGCTCCCACCTATGTCACTGGTTACAGTGTTTCGCTTGCCATGATGTGGCTGGGAATGATCTGTGCCACTATCCTGGCTGTGCTCATGTGGAGAGAAAATAAGAAGCGCGATGCTGGTGAGCGGGATGACAGGCTGAACCTTCCAGAGGATGTGAAGAACAACCTGGGCGATGCGTATCCCACATTTCGATTTACTCTCTAA
- a CDS encoding pro-kumamolisin, activation domain-containing protein has product MKISLIVLNGLLAGAMAVPTGSQVVHEKRDTNNARWIKREAVDPNTKVPVRIALKQSNLDKGMDYLLDVSHPESSNYGNHYTADQVVDLFAPSDESINSVKAWLVKSGVPATSITASKSKGWLSFTTTSGQLESLLHTSFSTYDHVDARNVHIGTDEYSLPKEISQHVDFITPGVVFAPVKTSAKKEKRGHKSIRRASKPLPAHIAQILAANPRATSTCGSAITPQCIKSMYNITAGTSAISSNALGVFEVEDTYAQQDLTQFWKSFATNIPSTTGPKVDGIDGAKAPTSPINAGGESDLDFEIAIPIIYPQTTVLYQSSVKNDDIFNTFLDAIDGSYCTFSDDGETGDDPTVDGTTRNEQCGAFKPTNVISFSYGTAEADYPTYYLQRQCDEFMKLGLQGTSIVFASGDDGVARRSGPCLGSKRNIFTPGEPASCPYVTSVGATTLPSGSVPGDEETAVTSFSSGGGFSNIWTTPSYQASAVAAYFASHDPGYASYNTSAGVIPTTGGIYNKAGRGYPDVSAVGDNGVVVNDEEQVLEGGTSMATPLFAGILTRINEERITAGKSPIGFANPALYANPAMFNDITVGNQAKGGPNGDSGASACGNKGFSAVAGWDPVTGLGTPNYPALLEYFLGLP; this is encoded by the exons ATGAAGATCAGTCTCATCGTCCTCAACGGCCTCTTGGCTGGTGCCATGGCAGTGCCAACTGGTTCTCAAGTTGTTCACGAAAAGCGAGACACCAACAATGCTCGATGGATCAAGCGTGAGGCGGTCGATCCCAACACCAAGGTTCCAGTCCGGATCGCCTTGAAGCAAAGCAACTTGGATAAGGGCATGGACTATCTTCTTGATGT GTCTCACCCAGAGTCTTCCAACTACGGCAACCACTACACGGCTGACCAAGTTGTTGATCTTTTCGCTCCTAGCGATGAGTCTATCAACAGTGTGAAGGCTTGGCTGGTTAAGTCTGGCGTACCGGCCACTTCCATCACTGCCTCCAAGAGCAAAGGCTGGCTGAGCTTCACAACGACTTCTGGGCAGCTCGAGTCGTTGCTCCACACTTCGTTCAGCACTTATGATCACGTCGATGCTAGAAATGTCCATATTGGTACAGACGAGTACAGTCTTCCCAAGGAAATCTCTCAGCACGTTGACTTCATCACCCCTGGTGTTGTCTTTGCCCCCGTGAAGACATCcgccaagaaggaaaagcGTGGCCACAAGTCTATTCGCCGCGCTTCCAAGCCCCTTCCCGCTCATATTGCGCAAATTTTGGCAGCAAACCCTC GGGCGACATCGACCTGCGGCTCTGCAATTACCCCCCAGTGCATCAAGTCGATGTACAACATTACCGCCGGAACTTCCGCTATTTCTAGCAATGCACTGGGCGTctttgaggttgaagatACCTATGCTCAACAAGATCTTACTCAATTCTGGAAGTCATTTGCTACGAACATCCCATCCACTACTGGACCTAAGGTTGATGGAATCGATGGTGCCAAAGCCCCTACCAGCCCTATCAACGCCGGTGGAGAATCTGACTTGGACTTCGAAATCGCTATTCCCATCATCTACCCTCAGACAACAGTCCTCTACCAGTCTTCTGTTAAGAACGATGATATTTTCAACACGTTCCTCGACGCCATTGATGGAAGCTACTGCACATTttctgatgatggcgagactGGCGATGACCCTACTGTTGATGGCACAACTCGCAATGAGCAGTGCGGTGCTTTCAAGCCTACCAAtgtcatctccttctcctaCGGCACTGCTGAGGCTGACTACCCTACCTATTATCTTCAA CGTCAATGCGATGAGTTCATGAAGCTCGGTCTTCAGGGCACCAGCATTGTTTTCGCCAGTGGTGACGATGGTGTTGCCCGCCGCTCTGGTCCTTGTCTCGGCTCAAAGCGCAACATCTTCACTCCTGGTGAACCTGCCAGCTGCCCCTATGTTACCTCGGTCGGTGCTACAACTCTTCCATCCGGTAGCGTGCCTGGCGACGAGGAGACTGCTGTTACATCTTTCTCATCTGGCGGCGGTTTCAGCAACATCTGGACCACCCCGAGCTACCAAGCCAGCGCTGTCGCTGC TTACTTTGCCAGCCACGACCCCGGCTATGCCTCGTACAACACCTCAGCTGGTGTGATCCCCACCACTGGCGGAATCTACAACAAAGCTGGACGTGGTTACCCCGATGTTTCTGCTGTTGGTGACAACGGTGTTGTTGTCAACGACGAGGAGCAAGTCCTTGAAGGCGGTACCTCTATGGCCACTCCTCTGTTCGCTGGCATCTTGACCCGAATCAACGAAGAGCGTATCACTGCCGGCAAGAGCCCGATCGGTTTCGCCAACCCTGCACTTTATGCCAACCCTGCCATGTTCAACGACATCACCGTCGGCAACCAAGCCAAGGGTGGCCCCAACGGCGATAGCGGTGCCAGTGCTTGCGGTAACAAGGGCTTCTCCGCCGTTGCTGGTTGGGACCCAGTGACTGGTCTGGGAACACCCAACTACCCTGCTCTGCTGGAGTATTTCCTCGGTCTCCCATAA
- a CDS encoding thiamine pyrophosphate enzyme, central domain-containing protein, translating into MYSTSFAFFEAIWDAGVTHCFVNLGSDHPGMIEAMVQGQREAKGKFPRIITCPSEMVAMSMADGYARLTGKPQCVIVHVDVGTQALGVAVHNASSGHAPVLIFAGMSPFTQEGEMRGSRTEFIHWLQDVPDQKAILGQYCRYTAEIKTGVNIKQMVNRALQFSRTAPHGPVYLCAAREVMEAEIKPYSINQKHWDPVDLGGLSSRAASNIAESLANAKKPLIVTGYSGRNHSIPDSLVELADTVKALRVLDTAGSDMCFPGNHPAWLGVRQGADESIPEADVILVLDCDVPQILDYLKTGDSAKILASKDQTVAEETRHQSYSSKLQRIDDAAQPFSNGSFGTAYLSKVLRTVCPENTIWAVEAVTNTGFIHDNVRPTQPGSWINCGGGGLGWSGGGALGIKLATDAEGKGQFVCQVVGDGTYLFSIPGSVYWISKRYNIPILTIVLNNNGWNAPRKSYMLIHPDGVAAQATNEEMNISFSPSPDYAGIAAAAGAGDIHALKVTKASELESILRDAVAKVKAGKTAVVDCKVVPDC; encoded by the exons ATGTATTCGACgtcctttgctttctttgagGCGATATGGGATGCAGGGGTCACACATTGTTTCGTCAATCTGGGATCAGATCATCCAGGTATGATCGAGGCAATGGTCCAGGGCCAGCGAGAAGCCAAGGGAAAATTTCCGCGTATCATTACCTGCCCTAGTGAG ATGGTGGCAATGTCCATGGCAGATGGCTATGCTCGTTTAACTGGCAAGCCACAATGTGTCATTGTCCATGTCGATGTCGGCACGCAAGCTCTTGGCGTTGCCGTTCACAACGCTTCAAGCGGCCATGCTCCCGTCCTCATCTTTGCGGGCATGTCCCCTTTCACTCAGGAGGGTGAGATGCGCGGCTCACGTACTGAGTTTATTCACTGGTTGCAAGATGTACCTGACCAAAAGGCTATCCTTGGGCAATACTGCCGATATACAGCTGAAATTAAAACCGGTGTCAACATCAAGCAGATGGTCAATCGAGCCTTGCAATTTTCCAGAACTGCTCCACATGGCCCAGTCTATCTCTGTGCTGCAAGAGAAGTCATGGAAGCAGAGATCAAGCCATATTCCATCAACCAGAAACACTGGGATCCGGTCGACCTAGGCGGGCTTTCCTCAAGGGCGGCGAGTAATATTGCCGAGTCATTGGCCAATGCTAAGAAGCCATTGATAGTGACTGGCTACTCTGGTCGCAATCACAGCATCCCTGACTCACTCGTCGAGTTAGCTGATACTGTCAAAGCATTGCGCGTGCTTGACACAGCGGGTAGTGACATGTGCTTCCCTGGCAACCATCCGGCGTGGCTTGGAGTTAGACAAGGCGCCGATGAATCCATTCCGGAAGCCGACGTTATCCTGGTTTTGGACTGCGATGTTCC ACAAATCCTTGACTATCTCAAGACAGGCGACTCAGCCAAGATACTGGCATCGAAAGACCAAACTGTGGCCGAAGAGACCCGCCATCAGTCTTACTCTTCCAAGCTTCAACGTATTGATGACGCGGCCCAGCCATTTTCTAATGGCAGCTTCGGGACAGCCTATCTGAGTAAAGTGCTGCGTACCGTCTGTCCAGAGAATACCATATGGGCTGTCGAGGCAGTGACAAATACAGGCTTTATCCACGATAACGTAAGGCCAACACAACCAGGCTCCTGGATCAATTGCGGAGGCGGTGGCCTTGGCTGGTCTGGCGGTGGTGCTCTAGGTATCAAGCTGGCTACTGATGCCGAGGGAAAAGGCCAATTCGTTTGCCAAGTTGTAGGTGATGGAACATATCTCTTTTCCATACCTGGAAGTGTCTACTGGATCTCTAAACGATACAACATTCCCATATTAACCATCGTATTGAACAATAATG GATGGAACGCGCCGAGAAAATCTTACATGTTGATTCATCCTGACGGTGTGGCTGCTCAGGCAACTAATGAGGAAATGAACATTTCGTTCAGTCCATCGCCGGATTATGCTGGCATAGCAGCGGCAGCTGGAGCAGGTGATATCCATGCGCTGAAGGTGACAAAGGCTAGTGAGCTCGAAAGCATTCTTAGAGATGCAGTAGCCAAAGTCAAGGCTGGAAAGACGGCTGTTGTAGATTGCAAAGTAGTACCCGACTGTTAG
- a CDS encoding adenosine/AMP deaminase domain-containing protein, with translation MCNDKLHGFLHALPKCEHHVHIEGTISPELLFSLASKNEISLPSDDPAFDSPATLLARYQNFTSLDDFLHYYFIGFSVLLGVSDFEALTYDYLSLAYSQKVYHAEIFFDPQAHISRGVTYQTVIAGMNAAKKRAAVDFPKLSVEFIPCLLRHLPVPSGHGLLTELLESGHFFDGTLVGFGMSSTELGMHPSLYKSVYEAAQSAGIVNLTAHYGEEGPADYVKDALSILGVGRIDHGRRSIEDAELIAHLAESNTMLTLCPISNVVLKGVDRMHDLPIREFLDANVRFSINSDDPAYFGGYILENYCAVQEAFGLAVEDWGKIARGAIAGSWCSPLRKEQLLQEVDDVMRQWN, from the coding sequence ATGTGCAACGATAAACTACACGGATTCCTTCATGCTCTTCCGAAATGTGAGCATCATGTTCACATAGAGGGTACCATCTCTCCGGAGCTGCTGTTCAGCCTTGCTTCCAAAAACGAGATATCTCTTCCATCGGATGACCCAGCCTTCGATAGTCCTGCAACACTTCTAGCTCGCTACCAAAACTTCACATCTCTCGACGATTTCTTGCATTACTACTTCATCGGCTTCTCCGTCCTTCTGGGTGTCTCAGACTTTGAGGCACTGACGTATGactatctctctcttgcaTATTCACAAAAGGTCTATCATGCAGAGATATTCTTCGACCCGCAGGCCCATATCTCACGGGGAGTCACATATCAAACCGTCATTGCCGGTATGAATGCcgcaaagaaaagggccgCCGTCGATTTCCCCAAGCTCAGTGTGGAATTTATTCCCTGCTTGTTGCGTCATCTGCCAGTGCCATCCGGACACGGATTGCTCACCGAGCTTCTTGAGTCTGGGCACTTTTTTGACGGAACACTTGTCGGTTTTGGAATGTCCAGCACTGAATTGGGGATGCATCCTTCGCTATACAAATCTGTCTACGAGGCAGCGCAATCTGCGGGGATTGTGAATCTCACGGCTCATTATGGTGAAGAAGGTCCTGCGGACTATGTCAAGGACGCTCTGTCAATTCTCGGTGTGGGACGCATAGATCATGGACGCCGCTCCatagaagatgcagagctcATTGCGCATCTGGCAGAGTCAAATACAATGCTGACTCTTTGCCCAATCTCCAACGTGGTGTTGAAAGGCGTGGATAGGATGCACGATCTTCCTATCCGAGAATTTCTAGATGCCAATGTCAGATTCAGCATCAACAGTGATGATCCTGCCTATTTTGGAGGCTACATACTAGAAAATTACTGTGCTGTCCAAGAAGCCTTCGGATTGGCTGTGGAGGACTGGGGAAAGATTGCTCGAGGAGCAATTGCGGGAAGCTGGTGCTCTCCGCTAAGAAAAgagcagcttctgcaagagGTTGACGATGTGATGAGACAATGGAATTAA
- a CDS encoding pro-kumamolisin, activation domain-containing protein: MPKSKSSTALRLVSLLSLASVQVSASTASVLVESLEKLPHGWTAASAPSPSSQITLQVALTQQNIDQLESRLAAVSTPNSKTYGNYLDLDEINEIFAPSDASSAAVESWLKSHGVTKYTKQGASIWFQTDVSTANSMLSTNFHTYSDTTGAKKVRTLQYSIPQNLVDHIDLISPTTYFGTTNAARALKARSVASVARSVAARQEPSSCQGTLVYEGRTFNVFQPDCLRTEYNVDGYTPSAKSGSRIGFGSFLNQSASFSDLQLFEQHFGFASQNFSVVLINGGTDLPQPPSDDDDGEANLDVQNILTIAHPLPITEFITAGSPPYFPDPVEPAGTPNENEPYLQYFEYLLSKPNSKIPQVITNSYGDEEQTVPHAYAVRVCNQIGLLGLRGISILESSGDEGVGASCVATNSTTPQFNPIFPATCPYVTSVGGTVSFNPEVAWDGSSGGFSYHFSRPWYQEEAVGNYLKNHISAETKKYYSPYVDFSGRGFPDVAAHIHSYPVFQGGQLTPSGGTSAASPIVASIIALLNDARLREGKPALGFLNPLIYQYAYQGFTDITAGQSDGCNGNNTQTGAPLPGAGNVPGAHWNATKGWDPTTGFGVPNFKKLLQLVRYI; this comes from the exons ATGCCTAAGTCCAAGTCGTCGACAGCTCTGCGGCTGGTCAGCCTCCTTTCCCTTGCCAGTGTGCAGGTGTCTGCCTCCACTGCCTCCGTCCTTGTGGAAAGCCTCGAGAAACTGCCTCACGGATGGACAGCGGCGTCGGCCCCTAGCCCTTCGTCCCAGATCACCTTGCAAGTCGCTCTTACGCAGCAAAACATTGATCAGCTGGAATCGAGGCTCGCAGCAGTATCCACGCCAAACTCTAAGACTTACGGAAACTATCTCGATCTCGATGAGATTAATGAGATCTTCGCGCCTAGCGATGCTAGCAGCGCAGCCGTGGAGTCTTGGCTCAAGTCTCACGGTGTAACCAAGTACACCAAGCAAGGCGCCAGCATCTGGTTTCAAACCGATGTTTCCACTGCAAACTCAATGCTGAGCACAAACTTCCACACTTACAGTGACACTACTGGTGCGAAGAAAGTGAGAACTCTCCAATACTCGATCCCGCAGAACCTTGTCGACCATATCGATCTTATCTCGCCCACGACTTACTTTGGCACCACCAACGCCGCGCGAGCTTTGAAAGCGAGAAGCGTGGCTTCAGTGGCTCGAAGTGTGGCAGCCCGCCAGGAGCCTTCCAGCTGCCAAGGAACTCTGGTCTATGAAGGAAGGACGTTCAATGTCTTCCAACCAGACTGTCTTAGGACAGAATACAATGTTGATGGATACACTCCATCGGCCAAGTCTGGCAGCAGAATCGGATTTGGCTCCTTCTTGAACCAAAGTGCAAGCTTTTCAGATCTTCAGCTCTTTGAGCAGCACTTTGGATTTGCCAGCCAGAACTTCTCCGTCGTTCTGATCAATGGCGGAACAGATTTGCCCCAGCCTCCTtctgatgacgacgatggcgaggCCAACTTGGATGTCCAAAACATTTTGACAATCGCACACCCTCTGCCCATCACAGAGTTCATCACTGCTGGAAGCCCACCGTACTTCCCAGACCCCGTTGAGCCAGCAGGAACTCCCAACGAGAACGAGCCTTACTTGCAGTACTTCGAGTATCTCTTGTCAAAGCCCAACTCCAAGATCCCCCAGGTTATCACCAACTCCTACGGCGACGAGGAGCAGACAGTTCCCCACGCCTATGCTGTTCGAGTGTGCAACCAAATTGGATTGCTGGGACTGCGCGGTATCTCCATCCTGGAGTCTTCCGGTGACGAGGGTGTTGGTGCCTCTTGCGTTGCTACCAACAGCACCACTCCTCAATTCAACCCCATCTTCCCG GCAACATGCCCTTACGTCACTAGCGTAGGTGGAACTGTGAGCTTCAACCCAGAAGTTGCCTGGGATGGTTCATCTGGCGGTTTCAGCTACCACTTCTCTCGCCCCTGGTACCAGGAGGAAGCCGTTGGAAACTACCTAAAGAACCACATCAGCGCCGAGACAAAGAAATACTACAGCCCTTATGTCGATTTCTCTGGACGTGGCTTCCCCGACGTTGCAGCTCACA TACATAGTTACCCCGTGTTCCAGGGTGGTCAACTTACCCCAAGCGGAGGCACTTCCGCAGCTTCCCCTATCGTGGCTAGTATCATTGCTCTCTTGAACGATGCACGTCTCCGCGAAGGCAAGCCCGCACTTGGGTTCCTGAACCCACTGATCTACCAATATGCTTATCAGGGTTTCACGGATATCACAGCCGGTCAATCTGATGGCTGCAACGGCAACAACACCCAGACTGGTGCCCCTCTTCCTGGC GCCGGCAATGTCCCAGGAGCACACTGGAACGCGACCAAGGGATGGGATCCTACAACTGGATTCGGTGTTCCCAActtcaagaagctgctcCAGCTGGTTCGATACATCTAA